The Candidatus Eremiobacterota bacterium nucleotide sequence CCACGGAATCCGTAGGCGTGGACGGCCTCCTCGACCATCACACCGACTCGTCCGGCGTCCCGCTTCGCGTGGACGAATGCGAAGCCAATCAGGCGCGGCGCGTGCGCGCGGCAGATCTCCGCGACCTCGGCGTTCGCGCTCGCATAGTCGCCGGCGAACGCGGCGAAGACGACGGAGCGCGCGATCCCGGCGGCGCGCGCCCGGCGCAGGTAGTCGCCGAGCGGCGCGCGCGTGTCCCACGGTCCGGTGAAGCCGTCGCCGGTGCCGGCGTGGCAGTGGCCATCGACGATCATCACGCCAGCTCCGCGAGCAATCGGATCATCGTATCGATTCCTTTGTAGAAGGTCGCGACGTCGAAGCGCTCGTCGGCGCCGTGAATCCGGTCGTCTTCGCGGCCGAAACCGAGCACGACGACGGGGATCGCGAGCCGGCGGTGCAGCGCCTCGACGATCGGGATCGTTCCGCCGGTGATCGTGAACGGCGGCGGCGCGCCCCACACGTCGCGCACCGCGTTCACCGCGGCGTGGAAGACGCGATCGTTCGTCGGAATCCGCACCCCGCGCGTCCCGCGCCCGAAGCGCAGCGTCCAATGCAGCCCGCGCGGGAGCGAGCGCCGCGCGAACGCGGCGATGCTCGCGGCGACGTCCTGCGGATCCTGGTCGGGAACGAGCCGCGCGCTGGCGCGCGCCAGCGCTCGCGTCGGGACGATCGCCTTCCAGCCCGGGCCGGTGTAGCCGCCGGAGATTCCGTGCAGCGTGATCGCGGGCCGGATCGTCGCGTGCTCGACGATGCTGTAGCCGTCGTCGACGCGCGCCCGCACGGCGCCGAGCCGGCGGATCAGCTCGGCGTCGCCGGCGTGCTCGCGCGCGTTGCGCGCGCGCTCCGACCACGGCAGCTCGCGCACGCCGCGCAGAAATCCCGGGATCGCGATCCGCCCGCGCGCGTCGTGCATCCGCGCGACGAATGAGCAGACGTGCTGCAGCGGGTCGAGGACCGCGCCGCCGAAGCGCCCGCTGTGCAGCTCCTGCGGCGCGCCGCGGACGTCGAGCTCGAACCCGAGCGCACCGCGCAGGCCGTAGACGATCGAGGGCAGCTCCCCGGCAAGCTCCGTGTCGCTGACAACCGCGACGCGCGCGCGCAGCGCGTCGGCGTAGCGGTCGAGGAACGTCTCGAGCGACGGGCTCCCGAGCTCTTCTTCGCCTTCGAGCCACACCTTGACGTTGACCGGGAGCGCGCCGCCGGTCGCGAGGTACGCCTCGAGCGCGCAGAGGTGGATGAGAAGCTGGCCTTTGTCGTCGCTCGAGCCGCGCCCGTAGATCTTGCCGTCGTGCACGGTCGCGCGGAACGGCGGCGTGCGCCATTCCGCGAGCGGCTCGGCCGGCTGCACGTCGTAATGACCGTACAGCAGCACCGTGCGCCGGCCCGGCGCGCCGAGCCAATCGGCGTAGACGCTCGGCGCGCCGCCGCGCACGCCGGGGAGGACGCGCGCGCGGTGCATCCCGATCGAGCCGAACAGTCCGGCGAGCCACTCCGCGCAGCGCTGCAGGTGCGGGCGCGCGGAGCGGTGCGCCGAGACCGTCGGGAACCCGATCAGCCGCGCCAGCGCGCCGATCCAGCGCTCCCGCGTCGCCGGATCGTGCGCGTGGTCGAGCGGCGTTGCCGCGGCGCGCACCGCTCTAGGTTAGCCGACGACGCGTTGCGCGAACACCGGGCTGCGGCGCGAGCCGGACATCGGCGGCCCGGGCATGAAGACCTGGCGCGGCGGCGGGGTGACGCGGCTCGCGCGCATCCCTTCGTCGCTCGAGATCCACTCTTCGGCGGATTCCGCGATGCGGTACAGCAGCGTCTCGAAGTCGGTGCGCTGCTTCTTGAGGACGTACGGCTCCGAGAGCCAGCGGATGATCTCGCGGCCGGCGGTCGCCATCCGGTTGATCGTGCTGGCCTGCACCGAGCGGCCGAAGTACTGCCAGAGGACCAGCTCGATGAGGTCCCACGCGTTTTCGGCGCCGAACTGCGCGCGCAGATCCGCCGCGCCGAGGACCTTGAACGCCTCCGCCAGCGCCTGGCTCGTCTCGACCCGCATCACGCTGAGGTTCCCGTACGAGCTGTTCTTGAGGTTGTTGCGCAGGTCGAGCGCAGCCCGCCGCACGATCGCGATCGAGCCGAAGGTCGGGTCGTGCGCTCGCTCGCGGATCACCTCGCTGATGCGCTTGTCGCGCCAGTACTTCGCCGTCTCGGAGATGAAGTGGCGAAACAATCCGTCGAACATCCGGTTCGGCCGCGACGCCGGGGTCTCGACGATCCCGTAGCCGAAGACGCGGCGATACATCTGCCAGCGCTCGCGCTCGCGGTAGCGCACGATTCCGTGCTTGTCGAACTTGTAGAGACCGTACGCACCCGGGCCGTTCGAGATGCGCAGCGTCCCGGCGCGGAACTGCTCCTGCAGCTTCGCCATCACGCGAAAGACGCCGAGCCGCTCGTGCATCATCAGGTAGTACGCGTCGCCGCTCGCCAGGATCCGCTCGCTGACGACGGTGTCGTCGTAGTCGGTGACGCCGGGCGAGACGCGCGTGTCGCCGAGTGAGGCCGGCGTCGTCGCGCCGAGCCCGATGAGGTCGGCGAGCCCGCCGTCGGGCGGGTCGCTCGCACCGTTCGTGTACTTCCCGACCTGCTCGTCGATGTAGCGGTTCAACACCTCGGCGAGCTGCGGGTTCTCGACGAGCTGCGGTCCGAGCTGATCGATCGTGTTCTGCAGCAGCGACGCGACGCGGTCGTTCAGTTGATCATAGTCTCTGGTGGTCGGCATGGCTCTACTCTCCTCTACCGTTCACGCGGCGAGATCCGCGAGTGCGTCGAGCTGCATGAAGAGGTCGTCGAGCGCCCAGGCGACACGTTCGTGCGTGAGCACCTGGGCGACGATCGGCTGGCCGGCGATCCCGCCCTTCCGCATCATCCGCTTCACGAAGAACTGCACCGGCGCGATCGTGAAGTACAGCGTGTCGGCTTGCGCGGTGACGAACTCCAAACCGTACTGGCCGGCGTCGGCGAGCAGCCGTGGGCCGTCGTTCTGCGCCAGCTTCTCGACCCAGGCGTTGTAGTCGTCGACCGTGAGCTCCGAGTAGCGCAGCTTGCCGGCGACGAGATCGCGCAAGCGGGTCTCGCCGTCCAAGCCTTTCCCGTACGGCCGTGCTTGCGTGTCGAGGTGGATGAAGCGCGCCGCGACGGAGCGGCGTTCGGTTTCGGGGAAACCGACCGCGTCCATCGCCGACTTGAAGTTGACGTTGGCCTGCGCGATGACCGAGAGCGTCTGGCTTGCGCGCGCCAGCCGTTCGGTGAAGAGGGGTGGCGCC carries:
- a CDS encoding M20/M25/M40 family metallo-hydrolase; translated protein: MRAAATPLDHAHDPATRERWIGALARLIGFPTVSAHRSARPHLQRCAEWLAGLFGSIGMHRARVLPGVRGGAPSVYADWLGAPGRRTVLLYGHYDVQPAEPLAEWRTPPFRATVHDGKIYGRGSSDDKGQLLIHLCALEAYLATGGALPVNVKVWLEGEEELGSPSLETFLDRYADALRARVAVVSDTELAGELPSIVYGLRGALGFELDVRGAPQELHSGRFGGAVLDPLQHVCSFVARMHDARGRIAIPGFLRGVRELPWSERARNAREHAGDAELIRRLGAVRARVDDGYSIVEHATIRPAITLHGISGGYTGPGWKAIVPTRALARASARLVPDQDPQDVAASIAAFARRSLPRGLHWTLRFGRGTRGVRIPTNDRVFHAAVNAVRDVWGAPPPFTITGGTIPIVEALHRRLAIPVVVLGFGREDDRIHGADERFDVATFYKGIDTMIRLLAELA